Within the Stenotrophomonas maltophilia genome, the region AAGGGCGACGAGGGTGAGTTCTCCTTCGTGGCCACCGTGGAGGTGGTGCCGGACTTCGGTGACATCGACGTCAGCAAGCTGACCGTGGTGCGCCACACCGCCGAGATCACCGACGCCGACATCGACCAGATGATCGAGAACCTGCAGAACCAGCGCCGCACCTGGGCACCGGTTGCGCGTGGTGCGCAGGATGGCGACCTGGTCGCGGTCGAAACCTGGTCCCAGGCCGGCGAAGAGCGCCTGCCGGCCGAAGGCACCGAGAAGGGTTCGATCGTGCTCGGCCAGGGCATGATGTTCGAGACCATCGAAAAGGGCCTGGTCGGCCTGGCCAAGGGCGAGGAAAAGACGCTGGACGTCGATTTCCCGGCCGACTGGCGCGTGCCGGTGCTGGCCGGCAAGACCGTGCAGGTCACCGTCAAGGTTGCCGAAGTGTCCGAGCCGGTGGTGCCGGCGGTCGATGAGGCCTTCATCAAGAGCTTCGGCGTGAAGGGCGGTGATGTCGAGCAGTTCCGCAGCGACATCCGCGCCAACCTGGAGCGCGAGCTCAAGGGCGCGCTGATGAACCGCCTGCGCCGTGAAGTGGGCGAGCAGCTGATCGCCGCCTATTCCTCGGTGGAAATGCCGCCGCGCCTGGTCGAGAACGAAGCCCGCGCGATGCTGGCCCAGCAGGTCGAGCAGATCCGCCGCAGCGGCCGCAACCCGGGCGAGATCCCGGCCGATGCCCACGAAGGTTTCAAGGACGCCGCCGCCAAGCGCGTGCTGGTCGGCCTGCTGGTCGGCGAAGTGGCGCGCACCAACGATCTGCGCCTGGAGCCC harbors:
- the tig gene encoding trigger factor — its product is MQASIESIGNLERRLSFSLPEDRLQSHINGRLGEIARTTRIKGFRPGKVPAKVIEQRFGAQVRGEALDGLLRETFDAAVREHDLRIVGSPRIDKGDEGEFSFVATVEVVPDFGDIDVSKLTVVRHTAEITDADIDQMIENLQNQRRTWAPVARGAQDGDLVAVETWSQAGEERLPAEGTEKGSIVLGQGMMFETIEKGLVGLAKGEEKTLDVDFPADWRVPVLAGKTVQVTVKVAEVSEPVVPAVDEAFIKSFGVKGGDVEQFRSDIRANLERELKGALMNRLRREVGEQLIAAYSSVEMPPRLVENEARAMLAQQVEQIRRSGRNPGEIPADAHEGFKDAAAKRVLVGLLVGEVARTNDLRLEPKRLNETLRLIASTYEEPEQVIEMYRNDPQLMSGLQNRVMEEQVIDWIAERAQHTEEKLSFQDAIRQ